The genomic stretch CAGGTGTTAGCTATATCCTCAATGTCATGTACACTAACAAATCTCCATGGAAACTTGGAAATGTAATGAAAGACATCTCAGTTGAACCATTGTCACCTTTGATAATAACAGCTATATATGTGGTATCTATGTTGTCTAATAGCTATGTCGTCAATGAAGACAGCATGTCTGTGTTTTTATTCCAGTCCTtgttatttgtcattttgatgtgCAACATCAGATATGCTATTAGTAAGAAGAAACATAAGACATGGGATATTGGATTGTTTCTTACTCAGCCAGCCTCTATAGTTGTTATGTTGACATTAGCAATTGCTATTGCTTGCAGATTGAGTGCAAACTTTCGAGTCTGTCGTGAACATCAACTCCCACGGTGTGAGACATCAATCTTTTATCAACCATTATCAACTCTTCCACAAGAAGAATCTTTAACAAGAAATTGCAGGTACTTTTTTTCTGTTGCCTGTGTAATTGTCTTTCCGATCTGCCTCCGTATTTGGTTAAGTCGCCTTGGTAATTTGAATGGCAGTCCTCCAGCTAAAATTTTTGTGATTTATCTGCTACCAATTGCAGCAGTTTGTTTATCCTTTCATTGGGCATTGCAAGCACTTCCTCAAAAAATCTTAGACAGTCTAGCAGTGTGGCAACAAGTGACTCTCCCCAGAGCTGTATATGTGATATTTTTGATGGGTATAGGATTAATTGTATGGGAACCATTGACATTGTTTGTAACACacagaaatgaacaaaataGAGATAATGCACACTCTACCTCACAAAGTGTGTATAGAGACGAAGAAAGCCAAGTTGTCAAAAGAGTGTTTAACCAAGTCAAATCAAGTTGGAAGAAGTCATCCAATGAAGAACATGCCAACACTAACGAGAGGGGAGGACAGGTTCCAATGGTGTATGGACTAGCTACAGCATATTCTGCTAGCTATTTAATTctcattgccatggttacactAGTGCTGACTCTGCTACTAGGTGATGGATTTGCACCAGCCATCTTGTTGCTCCTCATTCAGATGTTTCTATGTCTGGAATTGTATTCCTGTATTCAGCGACTCAAGTTACATAATATCAGTGGTACACAGAGGATTACACATACTGGtaagaaatgttttgttgatgcAAAAAGGAGCATGCATATTTTCAAGCTAGATAAATAAATTGTCACAACACAATGGTAAAATGGTAAAAACTTCCAACAATTGCAGGATTGATAATTTATAGTGAAATAATGTATAAATTCTTATCTATGATATTTCACACTTATAACCAACTATTTTCTTTTAGTATTCCAGAAAACTGATTTTATCTATGGATTTCTTTTTGTTCAGATATTCTATGTGACTTTCCTTGGTACATCATTGTCCTATGGGGACTGATGGCATCCCAGTATTTCTTTGCTACTGGTCACCAAGCAACTGTACCAGCCATTCGGTTTGAGTCTGGGTATgttggtttccatggtgactTTCCAACCTACCTGTACTTCCTGCCAGCCATTATGATTGGATCCAATACATTTGCTGGTCCAATCATCTTCACTCTTTCATTACCACTGGTTCTTCTCTGGCCATTTTCAAGGGGTTATATAGTTTTAGACAAGAAAACCAAACAACAGAATCAAAATGCCGAAGACAGGAAAGGAGAATTTTCATTACATGAAAATGAGGGACAACTACAAGTAGCTATGTTGAGATTGATACTGATGTATTTGGCTTTCTCTGCAGTCAAAGTAAGTGTCATagtttcaaaacaaatacaatgtactgttaTTACCCGTAGTCTGAATTTTAACAAGAGAATAGTGCTCAACATCTAACATATGGTGATCCAACAATTTGTTAAGTTTTGataatatataaacagtttaccaagacacgtgtgtgtgtgtgtgtgtgtatgtgtatgtgtgtgtgtgtaatatcaCATTCAGTGGGTTTATTTGCAAACGGAAgcattattaatattcattccTCAATCTATTTTTTTTAGGTTTTAGGTACAATGGTGTCTGCAGCAATCCATAGAAGACATTTGATGGTTTGGGCAATCTTTGCTCCACGATTTGTATTTGAAGGTGTTCAGTTTCTTGTTGtgatattgtttttgttcattgaCAATCTATTGATTCTAAGACTTGACAGTCTTTTGTCAAAATGGTTTAAGAGTCTTGTTAAAAAGTATCGACCATAGTTGTTAAACACTTGTTACTCTCTGAATCAACAGATATGTACTAGTTTAATGGGACCATGTGGTAATTTCTTTATTGACCAAGTTCAGGTAACAGCAATGACCAGTATTTCATCAGTATTCAACAACTGGCCAAACTTAAATGCCATTACAAGACAAGAACAATGATTTTCTACGACGCTAGCTGCCAGATTCAGTACTTAATGTgatttgtttgacagaactggagccTCACTGATGAAGAAGGACGTAGCTATTTGTTAGAATTGTATGGTTTGCAATGATGTTGTTAACGACAATGACGGTGTTGATACAAAATTCGAAATTGgatattgtattttttgatgTAGATGATATCCTAAGAATAAagtaaatttatgaaaattttgtaTTATTTACTGATCAAGGTCACAGATTTCATCCAAAACAATGTGTTTAGAGAGTTAAATTATGTTTCCAAATGTAGTTTCCTCCAGCTAACATTTTTCAAGATATATGAATGGACATTTTTTCCTAAGAGCTTTCATTTTGCATTAATCTGTTCAGATTtgttaccaaaatatactaaaataatgatttattttatatcTCAGGTTTATTTGAAAAGATAGTATAAGTTGTACAAATTGTGTAAAGATATCAAAAGTtagtttatattattttgttacaaGAACccctgtatttgtatggtatttCTACCATGGTTTCATTTTCTGTTATATACGATATTTACCAAGATTATCAAGTCATGCCACTGCTTTTGAACGTTACTGGTAAATTTTaagataatttttaaaaaaccatACAAAGCTGAGATATAGGTATGTATCCTCTGAATGTTTCCACTGCCAAATTTGTATTTGGCTTTGAAAATTGAAGAATATTTTTGCCAATATGGAAGTTGGTACAAGATTTTTACTGACAAGTACTTCTGATAATGACATATTATGAATTTTATGGAAATTGAAATCTTACCCATTCCATCATATTTCTTTTATTGTTAAATTCCCacttttatttttgataatgtGAAAAGAAAATAGTCTACATCCCATTCTataaatgaattgaaaatatttgtaaagtaTAATAGAAGATGTCCATGTAATGTGACTTGGCAGTCAGTAGTACTTTATATTGGTAAAAGGAATAGAATGTGTTCATTGTCTGCAAATCTCCTGGGCTGTATCAGTATGATTCTAAAGAATTTGAATACCGATAATAGCTACTAGTGTAGCTAGTGAGTTTGAAAGTGTAATACCGGTAATAGCTACCAGTATATAGCTAGAGAGTCTGAAAATGTAATGTGAAATTTTGAGATGCCAGTTAGATACATTGTAGTAAATATTTGTTATGTTCACATttaaaataagtatataataaatacatttcttttcaaaactgtgtacagtacatatttatGAATGTGCTCATGGCCATTTATTAATTACACCTTATGTAAATGGACTAGTCTGTGAGATATGACATTTGTGTGACATTGTCAGCCAGGACTCattggtttagaagcctgatagtgTGGGataacatgatgtatcttattATAGTCTGGTAATGGACATGCAAGAAATTGTCAAGATTATGtagaaaattgtgatatttgaaaaaaacattct from Glandiceps talaboti chromosome 12, keGlaTala1.1, whole genome shotgun sequence encodes the following:
- the LOC144443744 gene encoding GPI ethanolamine phosphate transferase 3, catalytic subunit-like gives rise to the protein MRVKRTIFFFLLWLAILYVTGIVVFTKGFLLKRLEVPIYSSCKDSLSDRGSTGDFNRGCWLQKRFDKAVILVIDALRFDFTVYNSTLTENQLLHFQNKLPIMHKLMEEKPLHTRLYKFLADPPTTTMQRLKGLTTGSLPTFVDAGSNFASSDIVEDNVISQLTNVGGSVTFMGDDTWESLFSGKFKKSYPYPSFNVKDLHTVDNGVIEHLLPEMKEDDWHLLIGHFLGVDHCGHRFGPYHSAMAEKLTQMDQVIRSVLEHMSNDTLLLVMGDHGMTVTGDHGGDSEDELAAALFLYSPSQLIHSSVAERTKEQYETVSQVDLVPTLSLLLGTAIPYSNLGSVMTDLFTIDPSQHTQPSKLMSLYKTIEALQINALQVKRYVDAYSRLSDEFPYVESLSLQKKLEEAESLLQQVDIENSNLDITHQYLEDIQRLYIEYLSGVKTMCQSIWAKFDLVSITLGICVFILAIVVTIIQVYQITVAVPFNDAKQNLDKSVKIIAVSSGIGILLASVIASISVSFRSHWISTSMCFVSVLSGVSYILNVMYTNKSPWKLGNVMKDISVEPLSPLIITAIYVVSMLSNSYVVNEDSMSVFLFQSLLFVILMCNIRYAISKKKHKTWDIGLFLTQPASIVVMLTLAIAIACRLSANFRVCREHQLPRCETSIFYQPLSTLPQEESLTRNCRYFFSVACVIVFPICLRIWLSRLGNLNGSPPAKIFVIYLLPIAAVCLSFHWALQALPQKILDSLAVWQQVTLPRAVYVIFLMGIGLIVWEPLTLFVTHRNEQNRDNAHSTSQSVYRDEESQVVKRVFNQVKSSWKKSSNEEHANTNERGGQVPMVYGLATAYSASYLILIAMVTLVLTLLLGDGFAPAILLLLIQMFLCLELYSCIQRLKLHNISGTQRITHTDILCDFPWYIIVLWGLMASQYFFATGHQATVPAIRFESGYVGFHGDFPTYLYFLPAIMIGSNTFAGPIIFTLSLPLVLLWPFSRGYIVLDKKTKQQNQNAEDRKGEFSLHENEGQLQVAMLRLILMYLAFSAVKVLGTMVSAAIHRRHLMVWAIFAPRFVFEGVQFLVVILFLFIDNLLILRLDSLLSKWFKSLVKKYRP